In Isoptericola jiangsuensis, the following proteins share a genomic window:
- a CDS encoding ABC transporter permease subunit, translating to MMRLFRVELRRLWWRRVTWGVALLAVVVGGITVALGVGSAQPPTDAEIAEAEGYYAQELEWWEESGAEQVAQCEAEQADDPDPAADYRCEDMAPRLENYLPPTVDYFPDDADRAWMTEAVSDGVDGTEGTDPRVAEIQGSFWHGWSGLPGTVPATWFLLVLALVVGVSFVTAEIGAGSLGMWLTFEPRRRPVFLSKTLAVAVGVLPVVLAGWVVVVGGLYVVHAAFGTVGEATAAAWTEVATFTGRLAVAGALAGVIGVALGVLLRHAAAAIGVAAGAVWVTSALFVGTTELQRWMPGTNIDAWLRGGATYGVTVVRTGTDGVPYQEWVERAVTQGQGGLYLLGLAVVLGIVALLVFRRRDVS from the coding sequence ATGATGCGGCTGTTCCGGGTCGAGCTGCGCCGCCTGTGGTGGCGGCGCGTGACGTGGGGCGTCGCGCTCCTCGCCGTCGTGGTCGGCGGCATCACGGTCGCCCTCGGCGTCGGGAGCGCCCAGCCCCCGACCGACGCCGAGATCGCGGAGGCGGAGGGCTACTACGCCCAGGAGCTCGAGTGGTGGGAGGAGTCGGGCGCGGAGCAGGTCGCCCAGTGCGAGGCGGAGCAGGCCGACGACCCCGACCCGGCCGCCGACTACCGCTGCGAGGACATGGCACCCCGCCTCGAGAACTACCTGCCCCCGACCGTCGACTACTTCCCCGACGACGCCGACCGGGCCTGGATGACCGAGGCGGTCTCCGACGGCGTCGACGGCACCGAGGGGACCGACCCCCGGGTCGCCGAGATCCAGGGCTCGTTCTGGCACGGGTGGTCCGGGCTGCCCGGCACGGTCCCGGCGACCTGGTTCCTGCTCGTGCTCGCCCTCGTCGTCGGCGTCAGCTTCGTCACCGCGGAGATCGGCGCCGGCTCGCTCGGCATGTGGCTGACGTTCGAGCCGCGCCGCCGCCCCGTGTTCCTGTCGAAGACGCTCGCGGTCGCCGTCGGCGTCCTGCCCGTCGTGCTGGCGGGGTGGGTGGTCGTGGTCGGCGGGCTGTACGTCGTCCACGCGGCCTTCGGGACGGTGGGCGAGGCGACCGCCGCGGCCTGGACCGAGGTGGCGACGTTCACGGGCCGGCTCGCCGTGGCGGGCGCGCTCGCCGGGGTGATCGGCGTCGCGCTGGGTGTGCTGCTGCGTCACGCGGCGGCCGCGATCGGCGTCGCCGCGGGGGCGGTGTGGGTCACCTCGGCGCTGTTCGTCGGCACGACCGAGCTCCAGCGCTGGATGCCGGGGACCAACATCGACGCCTGGCTGCGGGGCGGGGCCACGTACGGCGTCACCGTGGTGCGGACCGGGACGGACGGCGTGCCCTACCAGGAGTGGGTGGAGCGGGCCGTGACCCAGGGCCAGGGCGGCCTGTACCTGCTGGGCCTGGCCGTGGTGCTCGGTATCGTCGCGCTCCTGGTGTTCCGTCGCCGCGACGTCTCCTGA
- a CDS encoding ABC transporter ATP-binding protein codes for MAVPDLAIETHGLRKTYRTVRGRTVGVESLDLAVPVGGVHGFLGPNGSGKTTTIRMLLGLVRPDSGTASVFGVEVPRHLPDVVARVGAIVESPKFFPAFSARRNLVLLADGIGAPRTRVDEVIEQVGLAGRSRDRYRTYSLGMKQRLAIAATLLKDPDLLIFDEPTNGLDPAGIHEIRETMRSLGDQGKTVLVSSHILAEVEQVADTVSIVTRGRLVASGRVADLLGEATGASVLVRVAPDDVGTAERVLVTAGHVVRSEDGALVVDGATDAAALNRLLGEQGVWASEIVVRRPDLEQVFLGLTQHDVPGGTSHRSERRLWGGGGRTARHGGPDGTAADAGTSDESTDEVRA; via the coding sequence GTGGCGGTCCCTGACCTCGCGATCGAGACGCACGGCCTGCGCAAGACGTACCGCACCGTGCGCGGTCGCACCGTCGGCGTCGAGAGCCTCGACCTGGCCGTCCCCGTGGGCGGCGTGCACGGTTTCCTCGGGCCCAACGGCTCCGGCAAGACGACCACCATCCGCATGCTGCTCGGCCTGGTGCGCCCGGACAGCGGCACCGCGTCCGTGTTCGGCGTCGAGGTGCCGCGTCACCTGCCCGACGTCGTCGCCCGCGTCGGCGCGATCGTCGAGAGCCCGAAGTTCTTCCCCGCCTTCAGCGCCCGCCGCAACCTCGTGCTGCTCGCCGACGGGATCGGCGCACCCCGGACCCGTGTCGACGAGGTCATCGAGCAGGTGGGCCTGGCCGGTCGGTCCCGCGACCGCTACCGCACCTACTCGCTCGGCATGAAGCAGCGGCTCGCCATCGCCGCGACCCTGCTCAAGGACCCGGACCTGCTGATCTTCGACGAGCCCACGAACGGGCTCGACCCCGCGGGCATCCACGAGATCCGCGAGACCATGCGCTCGCTCGGCGACCAGGGCAAGACCGTCCTGGTGTCCAGCCACATCCTCGCCGAGGTCGAGCAGGTCGCCGACACCGTCTCCATCGTCACCCGCGGACGCCTCGTCGCGTCCGGGCGGGTCGCGGACCTCCTCGGCGAGGCCACCGGCGCGTCCGTCCTGGTGCGGGTCGCGCCCGACGACGTCGGGACCGCCGAGCGGGTCCTCGTCACGGCGGGGCACGTCGTGCGCAGCGAGGACGGCGCGCTCGTCGTCGACGGCGCGACCGACGCCGCCGCGCTCAACCGCCTGCTCGGCGAGCAGGGCGTGTGGGCGAGCGAGATCGTCGTGCGCCGCCCCGACCTGGAGCAGGTGTTCCTCGGTCTCACCCAGCACGACGTCCCCGGCGGGACGTCCCACCGGTCCGAGCGCCGGCTGTGGGGCGGGGGCGGCCGGACCGCCCGGCACGGGGGACCGGACGGCACGGCGGCCGACGCCGGGACGAGCGACGAGAGCACGGACGAGGTGCGGGCATGA
- a CDS encoding 4a-hydroxytetrahydrobiopterin dehydratase yields MTDDRITAEEFGRHDGVEGWRVVDDAARAVFATGSFAAGVQLVDAIGELADAADHHPDVDLRYPTVTVRITSHDVGGLSERDAALAARVSAAARELDVPLDPDA; encoded by the coding sequence ATGACCGACGACAGGATCACCGCCGAGGAGTTCGGCCGCCACGACGGCGTGGAGGGCTGGCGGGTGGTCGACGACGCCGCCCGCGCCGTGTTCGCGACCGGCTCCTTCGCCGCCGGCGTCCAGCTCGTCGACGCGATCGGCGAGCTCGCCGACGCCGCGGACCACCACCCCGACGTCGACCTGCGCTACCCGACCGTCACCGTGCGGATCACGTCCCACGACGTCGGCGGGCTGAGCGAGCGCGACGCGGCGCTCGCGGCGCGCGTCTCCGCCGCGGCCCGCGAGCTGGACGTGCCCCTCGACCCGGACGCGTAG
- a CDS encoding pyridoxamine 5'-phosphate oxidase family protein gives MGKVHEQIDDRLRTFIQAQHVFFVATAPLAADGRVNLSPKGIDGTFTVVDERTVAWLDITASGAETIAHLRENGRITVMFCAFTGPPNIVRLHGRGRVVSLYDADFDAWAARFDDLRGARAVIVVHVERVSDSCGYGVPLLEHAGERDLLQPFMERKGADGQADYRRLKNRTSIDGLPAFDDDPLPTDPAPR, from the coding sequence ATGGGAAAGGTCCACGAGCAGATCGACGACCGGCTGCGCACGTTCATCCAGGCGCAGCACGTGTTCTTCGTGGCGACGGCGCCGCTCGCCGCCGACGGCCGGGTCAACCTCTCGCCGAAGGGCATCGACGGGACGTTCACCGTCGTCGACGAGCGCACCGTCGCCTGGCTCGACATCACCGCGTCCGGCGCCGAGACCATCGCCCACCTGCGCGAGAACGGCCGGATCACCGTGATGTTCTGCGCGTTCACCGGGCCGCCGAACATCGTGCGCCTGCACGGCCGCGGCCGCGTCGTGAGCCTCTACGACGCCGACTTCGACGCCTGGGCCGCCCGGTTCGACGACCTGCGCGGCGCGCGGGCGGTGATCGTCGTCCACGTGGAGCGCGTGTCCGACTCCTGCGGGTACGGCGTCCCGCTCCTGGAGCACGCCGGCGAGCGGGACCTGCTCCAGCCGTTCATGGAGCGCAAGGGCGCCGACGGACAGGCCGACTACCGGCGGCTCAAGAACCGCACCAGCATCGACGGGCTGCCCGCCTTCGACGACGACCCGCTGCCCACGGACCCCGCACCGCGGTGA
- the ilvD gene encoding dihydroxy-acid dehydratase yields the protein MTSDASAPTTPDLKPRSRQVTDGLEATAARGMLRAVGMGDADFAKPQIGVASSWNEITPCNLSLDRLAAGVKNGVHAGGGYPLQFGTISVSDGISMGHEGMHFSLVSRDVIADSVETVMQAERLDGSVLLAGCDKSLPGMLMAAARLDLASVFLYAGSIMPGWVKLSDGTEKDVTLIDAFEAVGACARGLMSREDVDRIERAICPGEGACGGMYTANTMASVAEAMGMSLPGSAAPPSADRRRDMFAVRSGEAVVELLRRGITARDVMTKEAFENAIAVVMAFGGSTNAVLHLLAIAHEAEVELTLDDFSRVADKVPHLGDLKPFGRYVMNDVDRIGGVPVVMKALLDAGLLHGDALTVTGRTVAENLADVAPPDPDGKILRALDRPIHPTGGITILHGSLAPDGAVVKSAGFDSDVFEGTARVFERERAALDALEDGTIVAGDVVVIRYEGPKGGPGMREMLAITGAIKGAGLGKDVLLVTDGRFSGGTTGLCVGHMAPEAVDGGPVAFVRDGDRIRLDVAEKRLDLLVDEAELAARRAGWEPLPPRYTRGVLAKYTKLVGSASRGAVLG from the coding sequence ATGACCTCCGACGCCTCCGCACCGACGACACCGGACCTCAAGCCGCGCTCCCGTCAGGTCACCGACGGGCTGGAGGCGACGGCCGCCCGCGGGATGCTGCGCGCCGTCGGGATGGGGGACGCCGACTTCGCGAAACCGCAGATCGGGGTCGCGAGCTCGTGGAACGAGATCACGCCGTGCAACCTGTCGCTGGACCGGTTGGCGGCGGGCGTGAAGAACGGGGTGCACGCCGGCGGCGGGTACCCGCTGCAGTTCGGCACGATCTCCGTCTCGGACGGCATCTCGATGGGCCACGAGGGGATGCACTTCTCGCTGGTGAGCCGCGACGTCATCGCCGACTCCGTCGAGACGGTGATGCAGGCCGAGAGGCTCGACGGGTCGGTGCTGCTCGCGGGCTGCGACAAGTCCCTGCCGGGGATGCTCATGGCCGCGGCGCGCCTCGACCTGGCGAGCGTGTTCCTCTACGCCGGGTCGATCATGCCGGGCTGGGTGAAGCTGTCCGACGGCACGGAGAAGGACGTCACCCTCATCGACGCGTTCGAGGCCGTCGGCGCGTGCGCCCGGGGGCTGATGAGCCGCGAGGACGTGGACCGCATCGAGCGGGCGATCTGCCCCGGCGAGGGCGCGTGCGGCGGCATGTACACGGCGAACACGATGGCGTCGGTCGCCGAGGCGATGGGGATGTCGCTGCCCGGATCCGCGGCGCCGCCGTCGGCCGACCGGCGTCGCGACATGTTCGCCGTCCGCTCCGGCGAGGCCGTCGTCGAGCTCCTGCGCCGCGGCATCACGGCGCGTGACGTCATGACCAAGGAGGCGTTCGAGAACGCCATCGCCGTCGTGATGGCGTTCGGCGGCTCCACCAACGCCGTGCTGCACCTGCTCGCCATCGCGCACGAGGCCGAGGTCGAGCTCACCCTGGACGACTTCTCGCGCGTCGCCGACAAGGTCCCGCACCTGGGCGACCTCAAGCCGTTCGGCCGGTACGTCATGAACGACGTCGACCGCATCGGGGGAGTGCCCGTCGTCATGAAGGCGCTGCTGGACGCCGGGCTGCTGCACGGCGACGCGCTGACCGTCACCGGCCGCACCGTGGCCGAGAACCTCGCGGACGTCGCGCCGCCCGATCCCGACGGCAAGATCCTGCGGGCGCTCGACCGGCCCATCCACCCCACCGGCGGCATCACGATCCTGCACGGGTCGCTCGCCCCCGACGGTGCCGTCGTGAAGTCCGCCGGGTTCGACTCCGACGTGTTCGAGGGCACCGCCCGCGTGTTCGAGCGCGAGCGCGCGGCCCTCGACGCGCTGGAGGACGGCACGATCGTCGCCGGGGACGTCGTCGTCATCCGCTACGAGGGACCCAAGGGCGGCCCGGGCATGCGCGAGATGCTCGCCATCACCGGCGCGATCAAGGGCGCCGGGCTCGGCAAGGACGTCCTGCTCGTCACCGACGGCCGGTTCTCCGGCGGCACCACCGGCCTGTGCGTCGGGCACATGGCGCCCGAGGCCGTGGACGGCGGACCCGTCGCGTTCGTCCGCGACGGCGACCGCATCCGGCTCGACGTCGCGGAGAAGCGGCTCGACCTCCTCGTCGACGAGGCGGAGCTCGCCGCCCGGCGCGCCGGCTGGGAGCCGCTGCCGCCCCGCTACACGCGGGGCGTCCTCGCCAAGTACACCAAGCTCGTCGGGTCCGCGTCGCGGGGCGCCGTCCTCGGCTGA
- a CDS encoding Uma2 family endonuclease, with product MTTLPDWMRPPRPEGWLADDLDDLHEAPRHTELIDGTLVFMMSPQRRWHSIVIFSLRRLLDEQAPEDLLVDSEMTVRLDDHNRPEPDVLVATRPVAPDATWYPVDSVVLAVEVVSPESAHRDRTVKMHKYAEAGIRHFWRIENEDGFASTAVHVYELDDATRTYVPVTIARSDLELDRPFPIRIDVRALYPEQ from the coding sequence ATGACCACGCTGCCCGACTGGATGCGCCCTCCGCGCCCGGAGGGCTGGCTCGCGGACGACCTGGACGACCTGCACGAGGCGCCGCGCCACACCGAGCTCATCGACGGAACCCTCGTCTTCATGATGTCGCCGCAACGACGCTGGCACTCGATCGTCATCTTCTCGCTCCGACGCCTTCTCGACGAGCAGGCTCCGGAAGACCTGCTCGTCGACAGCGAGATGACGGTCCGTCTCGACGACCACAACCGGCCGGAGCCCGACGTCCTCGTCGCGACACGTCCTGTCGCCCCGGACGCGACCTGGTACCCCGTCGACTCCGTCGTGCTCGCGGTCGAGGTCGTCTCCCCCGAGTCCGCGCACCGAGACCGGACCGTGAAGATGCACAAGTACGCGGAGGCAGGCATCCGCCACTTCTGGCGGATCGAGAACGAGGACGGGTTCGCGTCGACGGCGGTCCACGTCTACGAGCTCGACGACGCCACGCGCACGTACGTCCCGGTGACGATCGCCCGCTCGGACCTCGAGCTCGACCGGCCGTTCCCGATCCGGATCGACGTGCGGGCTCTCTACCCGGAGCAGTAG
- a CDS encoding GNAT family N-acetyltransferase has translation MTRAVRRLTPADLPAVVDLMADDGGYAERVSGHRAGRDEAVGVLTASPPGVDASAKCVLGSFDGHVLTGVVDVIRDWPDPGVAHIGLLLTADSRQRQGLGRALHDAVVEQVRGWDEATTLRLGIVDANREHAEPFWRALGYRPTGETRAYASGEVRSVTRIWTCPLPRPGAYCSG, from the coding sequence ATGACCCGTGCGGTCCGACGCCTGACGCCGGCCGACCTGCCCGCCGTCGTCGACCTGATGGCCGACGACGGCGGGTACGCCGAACGCGTCTCCGGGCACCGGGCCGGTCGTGACGAGGCGGTGGGTGTCCTCACGGCGTCGCCTCCTGGCGTCGATGCCTCGGCCAAGTGCGTCCTCGGGTCGTTCGACGGCCACGTCCTCACCGGCGTGGTCGACGTGATCCGCGATTGGCCGGACCCAGGGGTTGCCCACATCGGGCTGCTGCTGACGGCAGACAGCCGACAACGACAGGGACTCGGCCGCGCGCTCCACGATGCCGTCGTGGAGCAGGTCAGGGGATGGGACGAGGCGACCACCCTGCGCCTCGGGATCGTCGACGCCAACCGGGAGCATGCCGAGCCGTTCTGGCGGGCCCTGGGCTACCGGCCGACCGGTGAGACCAGGGCGTACGCCTCGGGCGAGGTCCGCTCCGTGACGAGGATCTGGACCTGCCCGCTGCCTCGCCCGGGGGCCTACTGCTCCGGGTAG
- the ilvD gene encoding dihydroxy-acid dehydratase, whose translation MSRPLRSRTSTHGRNMSGARALWRATGMGSEDFGKPIIAIANSYTQFVPGHVHLKDMGDLVASAIKEAGGVAKEFNTIAVDDGIAMGHDGMLYSLPSRDLIADSVEYMVNAHCADALVCISNCDKITPGMLNAAMRLNIPVIFVSGGPMEAGKAVVADGVARTSLNLINAINYAADDNVSDEALAKVEEAACPTCGSCSGMFTANSMNCLTEALGLSLPGNGSTLATHAARRDLFLEAGRTIVDLARRYYDDSDDTAAPRGIATKEAFANAMALDVAMGGSTNTVLHVLAAAQEGDVDFTLADIEEISRRVPCLSKVAPNHPDYHMEDVHRAGGIPALLGELHRAGLLAKDVTSVHTATLDDWLDDWDVRGGKATDRALELFHAAPGGVRTTQAFSTQNRWESLDTDQAGGCIRDVEHAYTVEGGLAVLRGNLAQDGAVFKTAGVDPDVFHFVGTALVCESQDEAVEKILTKQVQPGHVVVVRYEGPAGGPGMQEMLYPTSFIKGRGLGKVCALITDGRFSGGSSGISIGHVSPEAAAGGVIGLVEDGDRIEIDVDSRSIHLDVPDEVLAERRAAMEARENPWQPVARDRYVSPALQAYAAMATSADRGAVRDVSLITRR comes from the coding sequence ATGAGCCGCCCCCTGCGCTCCCGCACGTCCACCCACGGCCGCAACATGTCCGGCGCCCGCGCGCTCTGGCGCGCCACCGGCATGGGGTCCGAGGACTTCGGCAAGCCCATCATCGCGATCGCGAACTCGTACACCCAGTTCGTACCCGGGCACGTCCACCTCAAGGACATGGGCGACCTCGTCGCGTCCGCCATCAAGGAGGCCGGCGGCGTCGCCAAGGAGTTCAACACGATCGCCGTCGACGACGGCATCGCCATGGGCCACGACGGCATGCTCTACTCGCTGCCCAGCCGCGACCTCATCGCGGACTCCGTCGAGTACATGGTCAACGCGCACTGCGCCGACGCCCTCGTCTGCATCTCCAACTGCGACAAGATCACCCCGGGCATGCTCAACGCCGCCATGCGGCTCAACATCCCCGTCATCTTCGTCTCCGGCGGCCCCATGGAGGCCGGCAAGGCGGTGGTCGCCGACGGCGTCGCCAGGACGTCGCTCAACCTCATCAACGCCATCAACTACGCCGCCGACGACAACGTCTCCGACGAGGCGCTCGCGAAGGTCGAGGAGGCCGCCTGCCCGACCTGCGGGTCGTGCTCCGGCATGTTCACGGCGAACTCGATGAACTGCCTCACCGAGGCGCTCGGCCTGTCGCTGCCCGGCAACGGCTCCACGCTGGCCACCCACGCCGCCCGTCGCGACCTGTTCCTCGAGGCCGGGCGCACCATCGTCGACCTCGCCAGGCGCTACTACGACGACTCCGACGACACCGCCGCCCCGCGCGGGATCGCCACCAAGGAGGCGTTCGCCAACGCGATGGCGCTCGACGTCGCGATGGGCGGGTCCACCAACACGGTGCTGCACGTCCTCGCGGCCGCCCAGGAGGGCGACGTCGACTTCACGCTGGCGGACATCGAGGAGATCTCGCGCCGTGTGCCCTGCCTGAGCAAGGTCGCGCCGAACCACCCGGACTACCACATGGAGGACGTCCACCGCGCCGGTGGCATCCCCGCCCTGCTCGGCGAGCTGCACCGCGCCGGGCTGCTGGCCAAGGACGTCACCTCCGTCCACACCGCCACCCTCGACGACTGGCTCGACGACTGGGACGTGCGCGGCGGCAAGGCCACCGACCGCGCGCTCGAGCTGTTCCACGCCGCCCCCGGCGGCGTGCGCACCACCCAGGCGTTCTCCACGCAGAACCGCTGGGAGTCGCTCGACACCGACCAGGCGGGCGGCTGCATCCGCGACGTCGAGCACGCCTACACCGTCGAGGGCGGTCTCGCCGTGCTGCGCGGCAACCTCGCGCAGGACGGCGCGGTGTTCAAGACGGCGGGCGTCGACCCCGACGTCTTCCACTTCGTCGGCACCGCCCTGGTCTGCGAGTCGCAGGACGAGGCCGTCGAGAAGATCCTCACCAAGCAGGTCCAGCCCGGCCACGTCGTGGTCGTGCGCTACGAGGGCCCCGCCGGCGGCCCCGGCATGCAGGAGATGCTCTACCCGACGTCGTTCATCAAGGGTCGCGGCCTCGGCAAGGTCTGCGCGCTCATCACCGACGGGCGGTTCTCCGGCGGGTCGTCCGGCATCTCCATCGGCCACGTGTCGCCCGAGGCCGCCGCCGGTGGCGTCATCGGTCTCGTCGAGGACGGTGACCGCATCGAGATCGACGTCGACTCCCGCTCCATCCACCTCGACGTGCCCGACGAGGTCCTCGCGGAGCGTCGCGCCGCCATGGAGGCCCGCGAGAACCCGTGGCAGCCCGTCGCCCGCGACCGCTACGTCTCGCCCGCGCTCCAGGCGTACGCCGCGATGGCGACGTCCGCCGACCGGGGTGCCGTGCGGGACGTCTCGCTCATCACCCGTCGATGA
- a CDS encoding DoxX family protein encodes MTSTTKEPRTENTATTPTDQPVTSTAARRALALCRLALGAVFLWPALDKIFGLGYATTPDRAWIAGGSPTSGYLGSIDTPPAAFFAALAGPVTDVLFVGGMLGTGLALLLGIGLRVAAVAGGLIMAMLYVASWPFAPGSNNPLVDDHLVYVALLAALALTRAGDTWGLGRVWAASGVPGTTTWMR; translated from the coding sequence ATGACATCGACGACGAAGGAACCGCGTACCGAGAACACCGCCACCACCCCCACCGACCAGCCCGTCACCAGCACCGCCGCCCGCCGCGCCCTCGCGCTCTGCCGCCTCGCGCTCGGCGCCGTCTTCCTCTGGCCCGCCCTCGACAAGATCTTCGGCCTCGGGTACGCCACCACGCCCGACCGCGCCTGGATCGCCGGTGGCTCCCCGACCAGCGGCTACCTCGGCTCCATCGACACCCCGCCCGCGGCGTTCTTCGCCGCGCTCGCCGGACCCGTCACCGACGTCCTGTTCGTCGGCGGCATGCTCGGCACCGGGCTCGCCCTCCTGCTCGGCATCGGACTGCGGGTCGCCGCCGTCGCCGGCGGCCTCATCATGGCGATGCTCTACGTCGCCTCCTGGCCGTTCGCCCCCGGGTCGAACAACCCGCTCGTCGACGACCACCTCGTCTACGTCGCGCTCCTCGCCGCCCTCGCCCTCACGCGGGCCGGCGACACCTGGGGCCTCGGCCGCGTCTGGGCTGCCTCCGGCGTCCCCGGCACCACCACCTGGATGCGCTGA
- a CDS encoding peptide MFS transporter — MTEQAAGPDPHPQHEGDRAFFGHPRGLMTLATTELWERFSYYGMRAILYLYLVDTVVNGGLAMEETTAAAFVSIYGTSVYLLSVLGGWLADRVIGARRSVLYGGIIIAAGHVLLTIPTYAASMCGIALVALGTGLLKPNVSSMVGELYSRDDPRRDPAFTIFYMGINLGSFFSPIVVGAVQRTWGYHAGFSVAAIGMAIALVFFVGGYRYLGKAGTDIANPITPEDRPKVVRLGLIVLGAIVVAALIAVLVSGEWGITTFIDATSYLALATPVVLLTVMYRSPRVTDAERPRVLAYVPLFVAAMLFWMIFEQAATTLTQFADERTNLSLFGIDLSPAFFQSINPLSIILLAPVFAWIWTRTNDRPPTAYKFVMGLALAALSFLFLAGASAVLGDTLAPPWVLITVYVVQTLGELCLSPVGIAATTLLAPRAFRGQAMALWFLASAAGQAITAQTIQATEGVSDTAYFGGIGLVALVFAGILLLLAPWVTRHIRHADEMEGTVSAGE; from the coding sequence ATGACGGAGCAGGCAGCGGGACCCGATCCGCACCCGCAGCACGAGGGGGACCGCGCGTTCTTCGGGCACCCCCGGGGGCTGATGACGCTCGCCACCACGGAACTGTGGGAGCGGTTCAGCTACTACGGGATGCGCGCCATCCTCTACCTGTACCTCGTCGACACCGTCGTCAACGGCGGCCTCGCGATGGAGGAGACGACCGCGGCCGCGTTCGTGTCCATCTACGGCACGTCGGTCTACCTGCTGTCGGTCCTCGGCGGGTGGCTCGCCGACCGGGTCATCGGCGCCCGGCGGTCGGTCCTGTACGGCGGCATCATCATCGCCGCCGGTCACGTGCTGCTCACCATCCCGACGTACGCGGCGTCGATGTGCGGCATCGCGCTCGTCGCGCTCGGTACCGGCCTGCTCAAGCCCAACGTGTCCTCGATGGTCGGCGAGCTGTACTCCCGCGACGACCCGCGCCGCGACCCCGCGTTCACGATCTTCTACATGGGGATCAACCTCGGGTCGTTCTTCTCCCCGATCGTGGTGGGTGCGGTCCAGCGGACCTGGGGCTACCACGCGGGGTTCTCCGTGGCGGCGATCGGCATGGCCATCGCGCTGGTGTTCTTCGTCGGCGGGTACCGGTACCTCGGCAAGGCCGGGACCGACATCGCGAACCCGATCACCCCCGAGGACCGGCCGAAGGTGGTCCGCCTGGGGCTGATCGTCCTCGGCGCGATCGTGGTGGCCGCCCTGATCGCCGTGCTGGTCTCCGGCGAGTGGGGCATCACGACGTTCATCGACGCGACGTCCTACCTGGCGCTCGCCACGCCGGTCGTGCTGCTCACGGTGATGTACCGGTCGCCGCGCGTGACCGACGCCGAACGGCCCCGCGTCCTGGCGTACGTGCCGCTGTTCGTCGCGGCGATGCTGTTCTGGATGATCTTCGAGCAGGCCGCGACGACCCTCACGCAGTTCGCGGACGAGCGGACGAACCTCAGCCTGTTCGGGATCGACCTGTCGCCCGCGTTCTTCCAGTCGATCAACCCGCTGTCGATCATCCTGCTGGCCCCGGTGTTCGCCTGGATCTGGACGAGGACGAACGACCGGCCGCCGACGGCGTACAAGTTCGTCATGGGCCTGGCGCTCGCCGCGCTGTCGTTCCTGTTCCTGGCGGGGGCGTCGGCGGTCCTCGGGGACACCCTGGCGCCGCCGTGGGTGCTCATCACGGTGTACGTGGTGCAGACGCTCGGCGAGCTGTGCCTGTCGCCGGTCGGCATCGCGGCGACGACGCTGCTGGCCCCGCGCGCGTTCCGCGGGCAGGCGATGGCGCTGTGGTTCCTGGCGTCGGCGGCCGGTCAGGCGATCACCGCGCAGACCATCCAGGCGACCGAGGGCGTGTCGGACACGGCGTACTTCGGCGGGATCGGGCTCGTCGCGCTGGTGTTCGCGGGCATCCTGCTGCTGCTCGCGCCGTGGGTGACGCGACACATCCGCCACGCGGACGAGATGGAGGGGACGGTCTCGGCGGGCGAGTGA